A window from Plasmodium chabaudi chabaudi strain AS genome assembly, chromosome: 11 encodes these proteins:
- a CDS encoding CUGBP Elav-like family member 1, putative produces MDNNDNIDSNDNSSDTNTANYNQGKNDIISEEIDFTKEDNELSGSTKNSKSKNDSSGKGKSDKDDINMDYSDHTFPCHPAPPVSIKLFIGRVPKNYEEEQLRPIFEEFGIVNEVVIIRDKITNIHKSSAFVKMASISEADNAIRSLNNQRTLDQQLGSLQVKYASGEVMKLGFPQNVESGVDQAKLFIGSLPKNITEESIKDMFSVYGSVEEVFIMKDNSTGLGKGCSFVKFAYKEQALYAISSLNGKKTLEGCNRPVEVRFAEPKSSKQAQSQLGMQPMQNAPHGISPQAHPGTPNNINYAGNFGVNNNYPRQVGVWKEYYSGEGRPYYYNEQTNTTQWEMPKEFETLFMNNNPNMHNLSDSSGPPGANLFIFHVPNEWQQTDLIQAFSPFGELLSARIATEKNTGRNRGFAFVSYENIESAAAAISQMNGFMALNKKLKVTVKKGEEEEMKKYISQNGVNTFQQMARQQKNIPSQPNAMGQPNFVAHQNPQAQNFFYSNNNSYRCGPY; encoded by the exons atggataataatgataatatagatTCAAATGATAATTCCTCTGATACCAATACAGCGAATTATAATCAGGggaaaaatgatataatatcAGAAGAAATAGATTTTACAAAAGAAGATAATGAATTATCAGGGAGcacaaaaaattcaaaatcaaaaaatgatagTTCGGGCAAAGGGAAATCTGATAaagatgatataaatatggatTATAGTGATCATACATTTCCTTGCCACCCAGCACCCCCTGTTTCTATAAAACTATTTATAGGAAGGGttccaaaaaattatgaagaaGAACAATTAAGGCCAATATTTGAAGAATTTGGTATAGTAAATGAAGTAGTAATAATAAGagataaaataacaaatatacATAAGTCAAGTGcttttgtaaaaatggCTTCGATATCTGAAGCAGATAATGCAATAAGATcattaaataatcaaaGAACTTTAGATCAGCAATTAGGGTCACTCCAAGTTAAATATGCATCAGGGGAAGTTATGAAATTAGGGTTCCCACAAAATGTAGAATCAGGTGTTGACCAagcaaaattatttattggaTCATTAcctaaaaatattacagaAGAAAGTATTAAAGATATGTTTTCTGTATATGGATCTGTTGAAGaagtttttattatgaaagATAATTCTACTGGCTTAGGTAAAGGATGTTCTTTTGTTAAATTCGCATATAAAGAACAAGCCTTGTATGCTATTAGCTCATTAAATggtaaaaaaacattagaAGGTTGTAATAGACCAGTTGAAGTCAGATTTGCAGAACCAAAATCATCAAAACAAGCACAATCACAATTAGGAATGCAACCTATGCAAAATGCACCACATGGTATTTCACCACAAGCTCATCCTGGCACCcctaataatattaattatgcTGGTAATTTTggtgtaaataataattatccTCGACAAGTTGGTGTATGGAAAGAATATTACTCTGGTGAAGGTCGaccatattattataatgaaCAAACCAATACAACACAATGGGAAATGCCTAAAGAGTTTGAAACactttttatgaataataatccCAACATGCATAACCTTTCGGATTCTTCAG GTCCCCCAGGTGCcaacttatttattttccatgTCCCAAATGAATGGCAACAAACCGATTTAATTCAAGCATTCTCTCCATTTGGTGAATTATTATCAGCAAGAATAGCaactgaaaaaaatacaggACGAAATAGAGGATTTGCTTTTGTTtcttatgaaaatattgaaaGTGCTGCCGCAGCCATATCTCAAATGAATGGATTTATGGcattgaataaaaaattaaaagtaacagtaaaaaaaggagaagaagaagaaatgaaaaaatatattagcCAAAATGGAGTAAACACATTTCAGCAAATGGCAAgacaacaaaaaaatattccatCTCAACCAAATGCTATGGGACAACCAAATTTTGTAGCGCATCAAAATCCACAAGCCCAAAATTTTTTCTactcaaataataatagctATAGATGCGGcccatattaa